A region of the Arachis hypogaea cultivar Tifrunner chromosome 15, arahy.Tifrunner.gnm2.J5K5, whole genome shotgun sequence genome:
ACTGGAACTTTTCCATGAGATGCTGCTGTTTTCGAATGATGATTCCGTTAAACCTGACAAGATTACAGTGGCTAGTGTCCTTTCAGCTTGTGCTCAACTTGGAGCTATTGACCATGGGAAATGGGTGCATGGTTACCTGAGAAGAAGTATCATAGAGTGTGATATGGTAATTGGAACAGCTCTTATCACTATGTATGGAAAGTGTGGGCACGTGCAGGAAGCTTTTGAGATCTTCAAGGAAATGCCTGAAAAGGATGGGTCGGCATGGACAGCTATGATTTCAGTATTTGCTCTTCATGGATTAGGTTGGAAGGCTCTTGATTGCTTTTCAGAGATGGAGAGAGCTGGAGTGAGGCCTAACCATGTGACATTTGTTGGATTATTGTCAGCTTGTGCTCATTCTGGTTTGGTTGATAAAGGTCGGCGATGCTTCGATATAATGAAACATGTTTACTCGATTGAACCACAAGTGTATCACTATGCTTGCATGGTCGATATTCTTAGTCGAGCCAGGCTCTTCGAGGAGGCGGAGATGCTCATAAGAAGCTTGCCAATGAAGCCGGATGTTTATGTCTGGGGTGCATTACTTGGAGGATGTCAAATGCATGGGAATATAGAATTAGGAGAAAGAGTTGCTCTGCATTTGATAGAGTTGCAACCTGAAAATCATGCTTTCTATATGAACTTGTGTGACATATATGCAAAAGCTGGCAGGTTTGATGCTGCCAAAAGAATTAGAAACTTAATGAAAGAAAGAGGAATTAAAAAGGAAATCCCGGGGTGTAGCATGATTGAAATCAACGGTGTGGTTCATGAATTTTCAGTTGGAAGATCATCTGAACTTCTAACGAAAgaattagtatttgtcttaaataaattaagtaatgAGATGAAGACATGATATCTGAAGATGCACACTTTCATTGGTTATACGAAGAAATCTGCAGAGTGTAATTATCAGTCACAGCAGAATGTGTGATTGTTTTAATGATTATGGCCACCTTAAGTTTTGTTATTTTGAATAGCATTGCTGCTGTGTTATGAACTCTTTCTTGATGAAATCCTCATCCATTGGACTTGAAAAAAGGGGTTGTGTTTGCTTGCATATTCACTCACCATGTATTGGTAATGGAAGTTGTTATATGCATAACCATCTGGTGGCAGAAAATGACTATAATCTGAGGCAATAACTACAATAGATCAAGTATGCTAAAAGAGGAGACAGTTAAGTACTTAAGTTTTGTTGTTAGTTGTGATGGCAAATATCAAACAACATTGAATTTTAGACAGCTTGTCATTATCACCTATTAGGCCAACAATTAGTAGGCCTGGCGGCTAATGCTCATTGCCCAAAATGTGCATCTAACTTTGTAGGTTGTAAGAGTCAAGTTTATCAAGATAAGACAAAGATATTTATACCATGATAACAATTCATTAACATATCTTTTGATTTTGCATTTTGATAAGGACTCAAGATAAATAGAAGACAAAATAGATTAATTAAAactgaacaaaaaaaattaactctacTTTCTATTTAGTTTTTTGATACAACAAAACAGGAATTTATTTAACATCATTTGCCTATATCATAGtttcatcatttatcaaaattCTGATAGCCAgaatagtttaaaaaatatttatatttttcatattagGTTAAATAAAATTTTAGGTCCATTTTACttactaaataaaattaatagtttaataacttaaaatataaactattCTAAAATACTTGctttatcttattttcacacaGAATTACAGACATTCTCTTCATGTCACAAAATTCATACCTTCAATGACAATCAACATCAACCATATTGACTTGTCTTACAAATTATTAGAAGAATTATTTTATCCTCTCAAGCAAGCACATTTGATGAGGTAACACAATAAGGGGAATACAAGTTGGATGAATGGTTTGTATCTTTCCACATATGAGTTTTTCAGGCTTATGAAAACCTTATTTGTGTGCCTAAAATATCTGCTTATCTGTCAGAGTAAAAGCTAAAGTACAtacaattttgaaaagaaaaaaggcaTTAAAAACAAAGTAGCATGTTGTAATTATCATAATATCTActgaaaataagtaaataaaaataaaaaatgcttaatTACTCATTTATTTAGTATGTGTGAAGCAAAATACAGATAAATAATTTATCCCTCTATATATAGAGATACCCTGCTAGGTACCTCCCACTTGCAAAGTATCTTGATTCTATTAAGTTCTGTGTAGTTATTACATTATGAGATTCTTAAATTTTCATTTTGAACCTGTGTCTGCAGCTGTAGCACTTGTTGCAACTATAGCTTTAATATTCTTTGCACTGCAAACTAGTTTCCGAAGGTTCCATAGCAGGAAAGGAAAGCAGCATGTGATTGGAGGCACTGTGTTAGACCAGTTTTTCAACTTCCATAGGCTGCATGATTTCACGACTGACCATGCAAAAAAACACAAGACTTATCGGTTGCTTAGCTTATTCAGGAATGAGGTTTACACTGCAGACCCTGTGAATGTTGAGTATATCCTCAAAACAAACTTTGCAAACTATGGGAAGGTATTGCATATTTTGgtataattcaattttatttttggtaCAACACTTTATTATATGAAATTGCATCATTTCAAGCTTGCAACAACAGTTGTTTTGCCTCAGACATGGATGATAttgttatagaatatagatagcCAGTCCTAAACCTGGATCAAAGAAGAAAGTTATGATAGGCCTTCGACAACTGATGTAAAACTCTGTCGAATTCCTATGATATAGGCCTTATCaaattctttcctttttacattctataattttttatttttgaatttctctactgattaaaataaaatatgtctAATATGTCTATTCTGCCTTATGCAGTTATTCAACCAAAACCGGATTTCTTAATGTTTGGTTTCTATTCTGTTGCAGGGGTGGTACCACCATGGTATTTTGACAGATCTTTTAGGTGATGGAATATTCACGGTAGATGGAGAAAAGTGGCAACATCAGAGGAAAGTGGCAACCCAAGAAATCTCCACCAAAGCTGTGAAAGATTTTAGCCTTCAAGTGTTTCAATCTAATGCAGTAACACTTGCAAGAGTTGTTTCAGAAGCTGCTATATCAAATAAAGCAATTGACTTCCAAGTAAGATTTTGGGACATGGTTTTtaatttaatccattttaaagGAACTTACTTATTAATCTCATGTTGCATGATTTTTATTGGCAGGATTTGTTTATGAAAGCCACCTTAGACCAAGTGTTTAAGATCATTATTGGTGTAGACTTGGACACAATGTGTGGAACATATGAAGAAGGCACCAAATTCTCCAATGCCTTTGATGAAGCGAGTGGCCTAACCCTATACCGGTATGTTGATATCTTATGGAAGATCAAGCGGTTCCTCAATATTGGATCGGAAGCAGTACTGAGGAACCGAATTAAAGTTGTTGATGAATTTGTGTATGAACTTATCAGAAAAAAGACTGAGCAAATCCAAAAGCCTCAACATGATTCACATGTGAGTAGGACTTAAAAACTTCTCTCTTGCATCACTTAACTTTCAAAGTTTTTATAACAATTCTACATTGAAAAATGACATCTCATGACAGGTGATAAAAGCAGACTTGGTGTCAAGGTTTCTGGCATTGGAAGAGACAGATCCAAAGTACTTAAGAGACATTATCCTCAGCTTCATAATTGCAGGAAGAGACACAACAGCTGTTACTCTTTCCTGGTTCCTTTACTTGCTCTGCAAGAATCCTCATGTCCAAGAAAAAATTGCACAAGAAGTCAGAGATACTACAAAGTTGAAGAACACTTGTAATATTGATGAAATTACAACTGCCTTAACTGAAGGGACTCTTCAAAAGATGAACTATTTGCATGCTGCTTTGACCGAGACACTTAGACTCTACCCGGCTGTTCCTCTGGTGATGAACCTATGCAATATATATAGAAATACCTTTCATTTCCAAACTAACATAGTTAAAAGACATGTTTGCTATCACAATTGTTGAAAATTTCTTCTTTGTTGCTGTTACAGGATGGTAAACTTTGTTTATCAGATGAAACTCTGCCAGATGGATTCAGTGTGAAGAGAGGTGACATGGTATCTTATTTACCATATGCCATGGGCAGGATGGAATTCCTGTGGGGAAATGATGCCGAGGAATTCCGTCCGGAGAGATGGCTTGATGAGAATGGAGCTTTCCAACAACAGAGTTCTTTCAAGTTCACAGCCTTTCAGGTTAGCTAGTGCAAAGTATGATATATTTTACAGAACAATCTTTTCTTGAATTCTCAAAGTTTGATTTTCTTGTTGTCATTATGCAGGCAGGACCAAGAATATGTCTAGGAAAAGATTTTGCCTACAGACAGATGAAGGTTTTTGCTGCTGTTCTTTGTCATAGCTACAAATTCAAGCTTGCTTTTGAAAACGAAGAAGTTAATTATATGGTTATGCTGACTTTGCACATTGATGGTGGTCTTC
Encoded here:
- the LOC112751679 gene encoding cytochrome P450 704C1, giving the protein MRFLNFHFEPVSAAVALVATIALIFFALQTSFRRFHSRKGKQHVIGGTVLDQFFNFHRLHDFTTDHAKKHKTYRLLSLFRNEVYTADPVNVEYILKTNFANYGKGWYHHGILTDLLGDGIFTVDGEKWQHQRKVATQEISTKAVKDFSLQVFQSNAVTLARVVSEAAISNKAIDFQDLFMKATLDQVFKIIIGVDLDTMCGTYEEGTKFSNAFDEASGLTLYRYVDILWKIKRFLNIGSEAVLRNRIKVVDEFVYELIRKKTEQIQKPQHDSHVIKADLVSRFLALEETDPKYLRDIILSFIIAGRDTTAVTLSWFLYLLCKNPHVQEKIAQEVRDTTKLKNTCNIDEITTALTEGTLQKMNYLHAALTETLRLYPAVPLDGKLCLSDETLPDGFSVKRGDMVSYLPYAMGRMEFLWGNDAEEFRPERWLDENGAFQQQSSFKFTAFQAGPRICLGKDFAYRQMKVFAAVLCHSYKFKLAFENEEVNYMVMLTLHIDGGLHVHASHR
- the LOC112751678 gene encoding pentatricopeptide repeat-containing protein At5g66520-like produces the protein MLTWKEACTRRLDGSTGHVLHSQVIKFGFLNDVFVGNSLIGLYMACGLLKNASKLFDEMPVTDLVTWNSMVIGCLRNGELDMALDLFRKMKRKNIITWNSIITGLAQGGRAMESLELFHEMLLFSNDDSVKPDKITVASVLSACAQLGAIDHGKWVHGYLRRSIIECDMVIGTALITMYGKCGHVQEAFEIFKEMPEKDGSAWTAMISVFALHGLGWKALDCFSEMERAGVRPNHVTFVGLLSACAHSGLVDKGRRCFDIMKHVYSIEPQVYHYACMVDILSRARLFEEAEMLIRSLPMKPDVYVWGALLGGCQMHGNIELGERVALHLIELQPENHAFYMNLCDIYAKAGRFDAAKRIRNLMKERGIKKEIPGCSMIEINGVVHEFSVGRSSELLTKELVFVLNKLSNEMKT